Part of the Lotus japonicus ecotype B-129 chromosome 6, LjGifu_v1.2 genome, TAAATGACAATGAGATAGTCTTCAATTGTATAGTTTAGTCAAACTAAATATACCTTTTACATAAACTCTGAATCAGCTTAACATGTTAACAACTCTTGGTTTTAGTGTCTATTGGCGGCTTCATCTTTCTCTTATTTCTTTTTTGGGTAATAAATTGCTTATATTTCAGGTTGACCTTGCTCATTTACTAGCAGTTCGTGATCAAGAATTACGGACACTTTCTGCAGAGGTAATTACAGCATGTTCTAGACTTCTAGTTTTAAATGTCTGTGTAGACAACTTCAAATACCTAACACACTCTCCTCAGTGGATTAATAATACATTTACATGACGATAACTCTAGAAAGTGTGTTATACTGTTAAGTGAGAAGTAGAGCCATGCGCTTTATCATTCACATGATATATgatcaacaatgatatatacacacctcattttttaaacacttcatttccacctatttttatttctatctctctcctcttatcatctatcacatctcatattttctctctcttactttttcttttcttcctatctctctcctcattccacctcttccacctctaTAAGAGGTGTGTAAATAACATTTTCCATATATGATTCCAGATAAATCAAGTTGTTTATATAAAATCACAGCTTgtgttcttctttttcttttttatcatcCCACCCTGAAAATGCTAGCGAGTTACAACAGTTGTCATCAGATTCTATGCATTGTGAGATCCCATATTTTCAAATAGATTCATGCGTGAAAAAATTTAGCCCTAAAAAACCTACTACCTTgaattttcttccaaaacttCATTTACATCCAATGTTAACTTCCAAAGAAAATGATGTCTTGCTACTGAATCAAATTTGGGATTCAAAAGTATTCTGATGAATCAGATATTGACATATTTATTAATCAGAGACAAATAGTATgtattaattcatttttaaacaATGAAGCCATGAATCAGTAATCTTAATAGCATCTCTTATTTTGTGTGACCCTGACATCTCATTATTTGAACATCTAAAAGAATTTAACTAAGTTCAGGAAGTCATCTGGTATCATTCAACTCGGCTTCATCAAACTAAAAGGATCCTTTCTTGGAAATTTATGTTACAGATGAACCAAGTGCAATCTGAGCTAAGGCTTGCCCGGTCCTTGATTGCTGAAAGGGATTCGGAGATCCAACATGTTCGCTCGACGAACAATCAGGTATGTTACAGGTTTTGCTGTTACTAAAAAGTAAATTGCCTTTGACCAGTAGGTTCGTAATGTTGTTTTTTTGCTGCAATCTTAACAGTATGTAGAAGAGAATGAAAGACTCAGAGCTATTTTAGGAGAATGGAGCACCCGAGCTGCCAAGGTTGTACGCATAAATATACTTTCCCTTTGGCTTTGTTCTTGTTAATTTATATTGTGCTGAAACCTTTTATTTAATGATGATATGATGAAAGCTTGAGCGAGCACTGGAGACTGAGCGGATGTCAAATATTGAACTACAAAGAAAGATTTCAACGCTAAGACATCAATCGCACATGTCAAGAGAAGCAACTGAACATGGAGCTTAATTCAATTGGTAGGCAAATGCATGTTATATTCTCAATTCATGGCAACCACTTCACCTCGTTTTCACCGAACATTCTGTCCATAGCAGTATCACCATCACTGTTGTGGGAGATGCGATGTACATATATTAGTTCGAAATAGTGTTTATTTTATAGTTTGATTCTACTTATCGTGTGCTTTTTCATCTTCCATAGGTGTATGTTTCGTTAAAAGTTTTGCATTTGACTAATCTTGTGATTTAGTTTGAATTCATTAATCATTTTAGTTAGAGATATCCGGAGATAATTAGTATAGTTTTGAAGTAGATATAGATACGTATAAACATTTGGAGATAATAGATATCAGTGGATATTTGATTTGAACTTGAAATACATAGATTGATATGGGAGATAAATGGTAATTTTAAtttgaataaattaaaaaataataataaaaaatgaaaaagcccATGGGAAGATATCAGATTAAAAATGTGATTCACGAGGGAAAAAAATGGCAATCACTGTATCCTCAATAAAAAGCCTAAACTTAATATATAAAGATAAATGTATAATCTTATTTATACAACATTCAGATACTTTAGGATATTTCAAACTttgacattttttattttatctttaagTGATTAGATTAGATATTTGTATTTCATTGAGATTAATTTTAGTTGTCATCTGCTTATATCCTTTATCACATTGGCAGTTTGTATTTGAGTAGGATTCTAGTTACTATAccgttcaaaagaaaaaaaaggattcTAGTTACTATTGATTATAAATATACTACAGACTTTCACTGAGAGTTCAGGTTCTTAATTCTTTTCTAGAGTTTAATCAATTTCGGCTTCTTCCACACattcttcttttatttcctGTGTTCTTCGGCATCCTCATTATTGTGTCAAAATTGCAATATGGATCCTACATTTGCTGTTACCCTCTCTGAAGAACAGTTCCATCAATTTTATAGAATGCACAGAGAGCTGTTTAAATATCTTGTGATTGGCCTTTCACGAGACCCAAAAGAGTCAATGCGAGTTCTCGCCTTATGGCTCTGGCTAGAGCGCAGGGGATATTCTAATGTGATCGGCAAGATATATTCTTCAATATCCCACGTTTCAATCAATGGACTTGCAGATGAGGCCGTTACATGCCTTAACTGTATTAATACAAGCTTAACAGATTTATCATTTGATGACGATGATGATCTTCCTCTTATGCATAAGATAATTGATAAGAATATCTCTCTCAAAATCTTGTATGGAAATAAGGTTTGGGCAACTCAAGGGGTGGCCAAAGTGTTGAAGGAAGTGTGTGAAAGAGCATTTGGTGACATCATACAAGAAGTTAATAAACGAGTTTTAGGTGAGTGCGATCTGGAAAGCCAACAAGTGCAGGGAATAACAAGTTCAAAGGATCTTGAAGGTGACAAATCTAATGTTGCAATTTCTTCCAATATGAAGCTCGATGAAGTCAATGACATTTTCAGAAATCTTCTGATGACGTGGGAGCCATGTGGAGCTTGTTGAAGTTGAAGATATCATCTGGAATCCAACAACCAAGCAACTCCTACCAAATATCACGACTCTTGACCACATTgacgttttcaatttttatttgatCAAAGAGAGACTTTGAtattgaattattt contains:
- the LOC130724269 gene encoding uncharacterized protein LOC130724269; translated protein: MDPTFAVTLSEEQFHQFYRMHRELFKYLVIGLSRDPKESMRVLALWLWLERRGYSNVIGKIYSSISHVSINGLADEAVTCLNCINTSLTDLSFDDDDDLPLMHKIIDKNISLKILYGNKVWATQGVAKVLKEVCERAFGDIIQEVNKRVLGECDLESQQVQGITSSKDLEGDKSNVAISSNMKLDEVNDIFRNLLMTWEPCGAC